In Janibacter alkaliphilus, the following proteins share a genomic window:
- a CDS encoding glycosyltransferase, with translation MSATSAPPAGLRVGYVLKMYPRFSETFIVHEILHQEALGTEVEIFSLRLPVDGRFHEALADVRAPVTYLAREHKVAPFWDELATAAALVPEVCEHLDELLASPPDEALAAVQVAAAVRRNGLQHLHAHFGSVATAVARLAARLTGIGYSFTAHAKDIFHEDVDRSALSDRLRDASAVVTVSDYNLDHLRDEHGTAADRVVRLYNSVDLERFPYQPKGERAATPRLAAVGRLVEKKGFADLLRATSLLTEAGREVHVDLVGAGPEEARLRRLVGELGLTAQVTLHGALPQSRVHEVVAAAEVLVAPCIVGADGNRDGLPTVLLEGLALGTPTVATPVTGIPELVRHGETGLLVPESSPAELAAAVLRILDDREGAARRAFAARRLLEAEFDIRQHARELHEIFRAAVDEPARDVAS, from the coding sequence ATGAGCGCCACCAGCGCGCCGCCCGCAGGCCTGCGGGTCGGATACGTGCTGAAGATGTACCCCCGCTTCTCGGAGACCTTCATCGTTCACGAGATCCTCCACCAGGAGGCTCTGGGGACCGAGGTGGAGATCTTCTCGCTGCGGCTGCCCGTCGACGGGCGCTTCCACGAGGCGCTGGCCGATGTGCGAGCCCCCGTCACCTACCTTGCGCGGGAGCACAAGGTGGCCCCGTTCTGGGACGAGCTCGCGACCGCCGCGGCGCTGGTGCCCGAGGTCTGCGAGCACCTCGATGAGCTCCTGGCGTCGCCGCCGGACGAGGCGCTGGCGGCCGTCCAGGTCGCGGCCGCCGTGCGCCGCAACGGGCTGCAGCACCTGCATGCCCACTTCGGCTCGGTCGCCACCGCGGTCGCCCGGCTGGCAGCGCGACTGACCGGCATCGGCTACAGCTTCACCGCCCACGCCAAGGACATCTTCCACGAGGACGTCGACCGGTCGGCGCTGTCCGACAGGCTGCGGGACGCCAGCGCGGTCGTCACCGTGAGCGACTACAACCTCGACCACCTGCGCGACGAGCACGGCACGGCGGCCGATCGGGTGGTCCGGCTCTACAACAGCGTCGACCTCGAGCGGTTCCCCTACCAGCCGAAGGGGGAGCGCGCCGCGACCCCACGGCTGGCGGCCGTGGGCCGTCTGGTCGAGAAGAAGGGCTTCGCCGACCTGCTCCGGGCGACCTCCCTGCTCACCGAGGCCGGTCGGGAGGTCCACGTGGATCTCGTCGGTGCGGGACCCGAGGAGGCCCGGCTGCGCCGGCTCGTGGGTGAGCTGGGCCTCACCGCGCAGGTGACCCTGCACGGCGCGCTGCCACAGTCCCGGGTGCACGAGGTCGTCGCTGCCGCAGAGGTGCTCGTCGCCCCGTGCATCGTCGGGGCAGACGGCAACAGGGACGGGTTGCCCACCGTGCTGCTCGAGGGGCTGGCCCTCGGGACGCCCACCGTCGCCACCCCGGTCACCGGGATCCCAGAGCTGGTCCGGCACGGCGAGACCGGGCTGCTCGTGCCAGAGTCCTCCCCGGCCGAGCTCGCTGCGGCTGTCCTCCGGATCCTCGACGACCGCGAGGGAGCGGCCAGGCGCGCCTTCGCCGCCCGACGGCTGCTCGAGGCAGAGTTCGACATCCGGCAGCACGCCCGCGAGCTCCACGAGATCTTCCGCGCGGCGGTCGATGAGCCGGCCCGGGACGTGGCGTCATGA
- a CDS encoding glycosyltransferase family protein produces the protein MQRTSRRRIAFYSHDTQGLGHIRRNIALAAALVADEPSTDVLLITGAPQATALPLPPHTEVVTVPTVTKGADGGYAAGTFEMPLARLLELRSGIIASALISYRPDLVIVDKVPRGLDGELVPALEALVDVSGHTTGRRPRVVLGLRDILDDPITTRQEWREQGSTEAVDTYYDEIWVYGDRAVLDVATEYRLPARVAAKMRYTGYLADGRDEARLDEGDGASAEPVPHPFVLCLVGGGQDGYPTADAFARSSYPDGHTGVLITGPYMAERERAALARVAEAREDLVVRELVTDTHVLLRDTAAVVTMGGYNSVCEALASRRPTLVVPRIRPRVEQLVRADRLSRLGLVDAMAPQALDPTAVTAWLADAVTAGSSQGARVEVALDGLARVPGVARRALSTRLAPTRPRREEMAS, from the coding sequence ATGCAGCGGACATCTCGGCGACGCATCGCCTTCTACTCCCACGACACGCAGGGCCTCGGGCACATCCGACGCAACATCGCGCTCGCGGCCGCCCTGGTCGCGGACGAGCCGTCCACCGATGTGCTCCTGATCACCGGGGCGCCCCAGGCCACCGCGCTGCCGCTCCCGCCCCACACGGAGGTGGTCACGGTGCCGACCGTGACCAAGGGCGCGGACGGGGGCTACGCGGCCGGCACCTTCGAGATGCCCCTGGCACGCCTGCTCGAGCTCCGCAGCGGCATCATCGCCTCCGCGCTGATCTCCTACCGGCCGGACCTCGTCATCGTCGACAAGGTGCCCCGAGGCCTCGACGGTGAGCTGGTGCCGGCCCTGGAGGCGCTGGTGGACGTGTCCGGTCACACCACGGGTCGCCGGCCGAGGGTGGTGCTCGGTCTGCGGGACATCCTCGACGACCCCATCACCACCCGCCAGGAGTGGCGTGAGCAGGGCAGCACCGAGGCCGTCGACACGTACTACGACGAGATCTGGGTCTACGGCGACCGGGCGGTCCTCGACGTCGCCACGGAGTACCGGCTGCCCGCGCGGGTGGCGGCGAAGATGCGCTACACCGGCTACCTCGCCGACGGACGTGACGAAGCCCGGCTCGACGAGGGCGACGGAGCCAGCGCAGAGCCGGTACCGCACCCTTTCGTCCTGTGCCTCGTCGGCGGGGGCCAGGACGGGTACCCGACCGCTGATGCCTTCGCCCGGTCGAGCTACCCCGACGGGCACACCGGTGTCCTCATCACCGGGCCCTACATGGCGGAGCGGGAGCGGGCGGCGCTGGCACGGGTGGCCGAGGCGCGCGAGGACCTCGTGGTCCGCGAGCTCGTCACCGACACGCACGTCCTGCTGCGGGACACGGCGGCGGTGGTGACGATGGGTGGCTACAACAGCGTGTGCGAGGCCCTGGCCAGCCGCCGGCCGACCCTCGTCGTCCCGCGGATCCGCCCCAGGGTCGAGCAGCTCGTCCGTGCTGACCGTCTCAGCCGGCTCGGCCTGGTCGACGCGATGGCCCCGCAGGCTCTCGATCCGACCGCCGTGACCGCCTGGCTCGCTGATGCGGTCACGGCGGGCAGCTCGCAGGGAGCACGGGTCGAGGTCGCCCTGGACGGCCTGGCTCGGGTCCCCGGCGTCGCCAGGCGGGCGCTGTCAACCCGCCTCGCGCCCACCCGGCCCCGCCGCGAGGAGATGGCGAGCTGA
- a CDS encoding response regulator transcription factor, with amino-acid sequence MSSILVAEDHVEIASFVEKGLRSAGYRTTITEDGRQAWALAATGAFDLVVLDVGLPGMDGFEVLRRLREDGHALPVIMLTARDGVHDTVAGLDGGANDYMTKPFQFAELLARVRLRLREGEAAAAPTGDAGTVVAGDLTLDLRRHVVTVGGRTHDLTAREFALLDTFVAHRDQVLSREQILGMVWDMDFDPGSNVVDVFVRALRGKIGAERILTVRGVGYRFRPVEPPG; translated from the coding sequence ATGAGCAGCATCCTCGTCGCCGAGGACCACGTCGAGATCGCCTCCTTCGTCGAGAAGGGGCTGCGCTCGGCCGGCTACCGCACCACCATCACCGAGGACGGGCGCCAGGCCTGGGCGCTGGCCGCCACCGGCGCCTTCGACCTCGTCGTCCTCGACGTGGGGCTGCCCGGGATGGACGGCTTCGAGGTGCTGCGGCGGCTGCGCGAGGACGGGCACGCGCTGCCGGTGATCATGCTCACCGCGCGGGACGGGGTGCACGACACCGTGGCCGGGCTGGACGGCGGCGCCAACGATTACATGACCAAGCCCTTCCAGTTCGCCGAGCTGCTCGCCCGGGTCCGGCTGCGGCTGCGCGAGGGGGAGGCCGCCGCCGCACCGACCGGCGACGCCGGCACCGTCGTCGCCGGTGACCTCACCCTCGACCTGCGCCGGCACGTGGTCACCGTGGGCGGGCGGACCCACGACCTCACCGCCCGCGAGTTCGCCCTGCTGGACACCTTCGTCGCCCACCGCGACCAGGTGCTCTCCCGGGAGCAGATCCTCGGCATGGTCTGGGACATGGACTTCGACCCCGGCTCGAACGTCGTCGACGTCTTCGTCCGGGCGCTGCGCGGCAAGATCGGCGCCGAGCGCATCCTCACCGTCCGCGGGGTCGGCTACCGCTTCCGCCCGGTGGAACCACCCGGCTGA
- a CDS encoding ATP-binding protein — protein sequence MTTTDQGHGPATGRRPRLARGTIVGWVLVILAATLASILLVANGVLRADVAAEANGDVTQEIEEFRTFAAEGQDPETGQPFTSTERMLQVFLDRQRAGTGELIMGYVGRDGQVLEVRGPEVPAPGEYDLAADQAFLDEVADASSGTRDTPAGEIRWGRAVVEADGPDGVLVVAVFTADAQAGVTSTLQLLTLLSLGGMVLAGVVSWVAAGRILRPVHLVHLAAAEITEKDLTRRIDVSSDDDVSGLAVTFNRMLDRLEEAFAAEQRFVDDAGHELRTPITIIRGHLELIDDDPRSREATLRIVTEELDRMSRIVTDLLSLAKADRPDFLRVRDGVDLAELTLAIDAKMSALAPRRWLIAHVAEGSARLDTERVTQAVLQLAQNAVQHTGEGDAITLSSLLEHDPALGPVARIAVADTGPGVPVADRERIFERFSHGDPPDGRRHAGAGLGLAIVRAIAEAHGGRVEVGGAPGEGATFALVLPLGERTSDGTGGTDRADDVPDARSDGVASLLEEERV from the coding sequence GTGACGACGACTGACCAGGGGCACGGGCCGGCCACCGGCCGACGTCCCCGCCTGGCCCGCGGCACCATCGTCGGCTGGGTCCTCGTCATCCTCGCCGCGACCCTGGCCAGCATCCTGCTCGTGGCGAACGGGGTGCTGCGCGCCGACGTCGCCGCCGAGGCCAACGGCGACGTCACCCAGGAGATCGAGGAGTTCCGCACCTTCGCCGCCGAGGGCCAGGACCCGGAGACCGGGCAGCCCTTCACCTCCACCGAGCGGATGCTGCAGGTCTTCCTTGACCGGCAGCGCGCCGGGACCGGCGAGCTGATCATGGGATACGTCGGCCGCGACGGGCAGGTGCTCGAGGTGCGCGGCCCCGAGGTGCCTGCCCCCGGCGAGTACGACCTGGCCGCGGACCAGGCCTTCCTCGACGAGGTGGCCGACGCCTCCTCCGGGACGAGGGACACCCCCGCCGGCGAGATCCGCTGGGGCCGCGCGGTGGTCGAGGCCGACGGCCCCGACGGGGTGCTCGTCGTCGCCGTCTTCACCGCCGACGCCCAGGCCGGGGTGACCTCCACGCTGCAGCTGCTCACGCTGCTCTCGCTCGGCGGGATGGTGCTCGCCGGGGTCGTCTCCTGGGTGGCGGCCGGGCGGATCCTGCGCCCGGTCCACCTGGTGCACCTGGCCGCGGCCGAGATCACCGAGAAGGACCTGACCCGACGGATCGACGTCAGCAGCGACGACGACGTCTCCGGGCTGGCGGTCACCTTCAACCGCATGCTCGACCGGCTCGAGGAGGCCTTCGCCGCGGAGCAGCGCTTCGTCGACGACGCCGGGCACGAGCTGCGCACCCCGATCACGATCATCCGCGGCCACCTCGAGCTCATCGACGACGACCCCCGCTCCCGGGAGGCCACCCTGCGGATCGTCACCGAGGAGCTGGACCGGATGAGCCGGATCGTCACCGACCTGCTGTCCCTGGCGAAGGCGGACCGTCCCGACTTCCTCCGGGTCCGCGACGGCGTCGACCTGGCCGAGCTCACCCTGGCCATCGACGCGAAGATGAGCGCCCTGGCGCCGCGCCGCTGGCTCATCGCGCACGTCGCCGAGGGCAGCGCCCGGCTGGACACCGAACGGGTCACCCAGGCGGTGCTGCAGCTGGCGCAGAACGCGGTCCAGCACACCGGGGAGGGCGACGCGATCACGCTCTCGTCGCTGCTCGAGCACGACCCCGCGCTGGGCCCGGTGGCGCGGATCGCGGTCGCCGACACCGGTCCCGGCGTGCCGGTCGCCGACCGGGAGCGGATCTTCGAGCGCTTCTCGCACGGCGACCCGCCGGACGGCCGCCGGCACGCCGGCGCCGGGCTGGGGCTGGCCATCGTCCGGGCCATCGCCGAGGCCCACGGCGGCCGGGTGGAGGTCGGCGGGGCGCCGGGCGAGGGCGCCACCTTCGCCCTGGTGCTGCCGCTGGGGGAGCGGACCTCCGACGGGACGGGCGGGACGGACCGGGCGGACGACGTGCCGGACGCACGCAGCGACGGGGTCGCGTCGCTGCTGGAGGAGGAGAGGGTATGA
- a CDS encoding uracil-xanthine permease family protein has product MHGDGRHLGPGEVVLPGERLSWPRTIGIGAQHVVAMFGATFLVPLITGLPPATTLFFSAIGTALFLVITAGRVPSYLGSSFAFIAPITAASQSHDMATALGGVVMAGLTLAALGVAVQAAGDRWLRALMPPMVTGAIVALIGLNLAPEAKTWFVSSPVTATATLVVILLVSVATRGMLSRLAILVGIVAGYAVAGLRGELDFTKMQEADWIGLPELTAPSFDLAVAGLFVPVVLVLVAENVGHVRSVAAMTGEDLDPVMGRALIADGLATTLAGSGGGSGTTTYAENIGVMAATRVYSTAAYWVAAVVALLLSLSPKFGELVATVPDGVLGGAGTALYGMIGLLGVKIWVENKVDFGNPINLMTGAVALVIGIADFTWTVGDLTFAGIALGSAVALVGFHLMRGINSLTGAVPDPLTPRD; this is encoded by the coding sequence CTGCACGGCGACGGCCGCCACCTCGGCCCCGGCGAGGTGGTCCTGCCGGGCGAGCGGCTCTCCTGGCCGCGCACCATCGGGATCGGCGCCCAGCACGTCGTGGCGATGTTCGGCGCGACCTTCCTCGTCCCGCTGATCACCGGTCTGCCGCCGGCGACCACCCTCTTCTTCAGCGCCATCGGCACCGCCCTCTTCCTCGTCATCACCGCCGGCCGGGTGCCGAGCTACCTCGGCTCGTCCTTCGCCTTCATCGCCCCGATCACCGCGGCGAGCCAGAGCCACGACATGGCCACCGCGCTCGGCGGGGTGGTCATGGCCGGGCTGACCCTGGCCGCGCTCGGCGTGGCCGTCCAGGCCGCCGGCGACCGGTGGCTGCGGGCGCTCATGCCGCCGATGGTCACCGGCGCCATCGTCGCGCTCATCGGGCTCAACCTCGCCCCGGAGGCGAAGACCTGGTTCGTCAGCTCCCCGGTGACGGCGACCGCGACCCTCGTCGTCATCCTGCTCGTCTCGGTGGCGACGAGGGGGATGCTCAGCCGGCTGGCGATCCTCGTCGGCATCGTCGCCGGCTACGCCGTCGCCGGGCTGCGCGGCGAGCTCGACTTCACGAAGATGCAGGAGGCGGACTGGATCGGCCTGCCCGAGCTCACCGCCCCCTCCTTCGACCTCGCCGTGGCCGGCCTCTTCGTCCCGGTGGTGCTCGTGCTCGTCGCCGAGAACGTCGGGCACGTCCGCTCGGTGGCCGCGATGACCGGCGAGGACCTCGACCCGGTGATGGGCCGGGCGCTCATCGCCGACGGCCTGGCGACCACCCTGGCCGGCTCCGGCGGCGGCTCGGGCACGACCACCTACGCCGAGAACATCGGGGTCATGGCGGCCACCCGGGTCTACTCCACCGCCGCCTACTGGGTGGCCGCGGTGGTCGCCCTGCTGCTGTCCCTCAGCCCGAAGTTCGGCGAGCTCGTCGCGACCGTGCCGGACGGCGTGCTCGGCGGCGCCGGCACCGCGCTCTACGGGATGATCGGCCTGCTCGGGGTGAAGATCTGGGTGGAGAACAAGGTCGACTTCGGCAACCCGATCAACCTCATGACCGGGGCCGTCGCGCTCGTCATCGGCATCGCCGACTTCACCTGGACGGTCGGGGACCTCACTTTCGCCGGCATCGCGCTGGGCTCCGCGGTCGCCCTCGTCGGCTTCCACCTCATGCGCGGGATCAACTCGCTCACCGGCGCGGTGCCCGACCCGCTGACCCCACGTGACTGA
- a CDS encoding amidase domain-containing protein: MGSQTRAASSAEHTLRRRLGAEDPLSAGNETLNVGKGSVSSELISSERIASGRLKIQVREVVDYPYLDSSGESMGEAYVREVVLQPEGDGWRIESNEVPEGSWPLLEGATAFEGSLQPGSESVSPVGSEPADAGVAESAATALGSTREDAASYALRYALSYNDRYRNFGNDCTNFISQALRAGGFNNRHMLQNKTSTWSWWYDHEWIDEWSHSWSVANYHYKFHLNTKRGKVSWTSSRALVRGDLVYADWRRDGVKDHVWMVTGYTPRGDRRVSGHTADRRNVSVGWLQAKAKETYSNPSYRNVRMQWGEF, translated from the coding sequence ATGGGGAGTCAGACGCGAGCCGCCTCCAGCGCCGAGCACACGCTTCGACGACGCCTTGGCGCGGAGGACCCGCTCTCGGCGGGGAACGAGACCCTGAACGTTGGCAAGGGATCTGTCAGCAGCGAGCTGATCTCGTCCGAGCGGATCGCCTCTGGCAGACTGAAGATCCAGGTTCGTGAGGTCGTCGACTACCCGTACCTGGACTCGTCGGGTGAGTCCATGGGTGAGGCTTATGTGCGCGAAGTTGTGCTGCAGCCCGAGGGCGATGGATGGCGGATCGAGAGCAACGAGGTTCCTGAGGGCAGTTGGCCGCTACTTGAGGGGGCAACAGCGTTCGAGGGCAGTCTGCAGCCAGGGTCGGAGTCCGTGAGCCCGGTGGGATCGGAGCCTGCTGATGCTGGCGTGGCGGAGAGCGCCGCGACGGCCTTGGGTTCCACACGAGAGGATGCGGCCAGCTATGCCCTCCGGTATGCATTGTCCTACAACGATCGCTATCGGAATTTCGGAAACGACTGCACGAACTTCATCTCGCAGGCACTACGTGCCGGAGGATTCAACAATCGCCACATGCTGCAGAACAAAACGTCGACGTGGAGCTGGTGGTATGACCATGAGTGGATCGACGAGTGGTCGCACTCATGGAGTGTCGCCAACTATCACTACAAGTTCCACCTCAACACCAAGCGCGGCAAGGTGAGCTGGACATCGTCGAGGGCCCTCGTACGGGGGGACCTCGTCTACGCGGATTGGCGCCGCGACGGGGTCAAGGACCATGTGTGGATGGTGACGGGCTACACACCGCGAGGTGATCGTCGAGTCTCGGGGCACACGGCAGATCGGCGCAACGTGAGCGTCGGGTGGCTGCAAGCGAAGGCGAAGGAGACCTACAGCAACCCCTCCTATCGCAACGTCCGGATGCAATGGGGAGAGTTCTAA
- a CDS encoding DEAD/DEAH box helicase: protein MTSPTTASPTPAPLPVPDDADPDALLDTFAGWAEQRGTPLYPHQEEALLALLGGDHVVLSTPTGSGKSLVATGAIHAALARDEVAFYTAPIKALVSEKVFDLCATFGAQNVGMLTGDAAVNADAPVIVCTAEVLANTALREGSDADVGLVVMDEFHYYAEPERGWAWQVPLLELPQAQMLLMSATLGDTTAIEEDLAARSGREVTRVADAERPVPLHFSYVLTPLQETIEELLEWRRAPIYVVHQTQAGATEHAQSLRTTRLLTKDEQTAIAARIGSFRFAAGFGRTLSALLRRGIAVHHAGMLPRYRRLVEQLAQEGLLKIICGTDTLGVGINVPIRTVLFTALTKFDGSRHRVLRVREFLQVAGRAGRAGYDTEGYVVVQAPEHVIDNERALAKAGEDPKKRRKVQRKKAPDGFVVWTEDTFTKLTTSTPETLRSRMTVTNAMILDVVARPGDPVAGLSRLTRDNHEEPAAQARLARRAIRLGRSLLDSGVLVRRDPPDPATGRGVDLTLDLPKDFALNQPLADFALAALDLLDPESPEHALDVVSVVESVLETPYPVVLAQQHAARGEAIAEMKAEGIEYEERMERLEEVTWPRPLAELLEAAYETYRQSHPWLAEDALVPKSVVRHMWEDGMSFGDLVRRYGLAPREGLVLRYLSDAYRTLQRTVPQEHRSPALEEITDWLGETVRQTDSSLVDEWEALAEGEAGREDGGEVAAAVSHHDGAPTPRPLTARTAAFRAMVRGALWQRVALAARDDVDGLARLEAAAADLAHDERRPVLTADDWDAPLAGYWDEHDEIGTDGDARGPACFHVEEAHGPPPGADERRDLADVRLWRVRQTLLDPAGDRDWVIEAEVDLEASDRVGEAVVLATAMRRL, encoded by the coding sequence ATGACCTCGCCGACCACCGCCTCCCCCACGCCCGCTCCGCTCCCGGTGCCCGACGACGCCGACCCGGACGCCCTCTTGGACACCTTCGCCGGCTGGGCGGAGCAGCGCGGCACCCCGCTCTACCCGCACCAGGAGGAAGCGCTGCTGGCGCTGCTCGGCGGCGACCACGTCGTGCTGTCCACCCCCACCGGGTCCGGTAAGTCGCTGGTCGCCACCGGCGCCATCCATGCCGCGCTGGCCCGGGACGAGGTCGCCTTCTACACCGCACCGATCAAGGCCCTCGTCTCGGAGAAGGTCTTCGACCTGTGCGCCACCTTCGGCGCGCAGAACGTCGGCATGCTCACCGGCGACGCGGCGGTCAACGCCGACGCCCCGGTCATCGTGTGCACCGCCGAGGTGCTGGCCAACACGGCGCTGCGCGAAGGGAGCGACGCCGACGTCGGGCTCGTCGTCATGGACGAGTTCCACTACTACGCCGAGCCGGAGCGCGGCTGGGCCTGGCAGGTGCCGCTGCTGGAGCTGCCGCAGGCGCAGATGCTGCTCATGTCGGCCACGCTCGGCGACACCACCGCCATCGAGGAGGACCTCGCCGCCCGCTCCGGCCGCGAGGTCACCCGGGTCGCCGACGCCGAACGCCCGGTGCCGCTGCACTTCTCCTACGTGCTCACCCCGCTGCAGGAGACCATCGAGGAGCTGCTGGAGTGGCGCCGCGCCCCGATCTACGTCGTGCACCAGACCCAGGCCGGGGCCACCGAGCACGCCCAGAGCCTGCGCACCACCCGGCTGCTGACCAAGGACGAGCAGACGGCGATCGCCGCGCGGATCGGCAGCTTCCGCTTCGCCGCCGGCTTCGGGCGCACCCTCTCGGCGCTGCTGCGCCGCGGCATCGCCGTGCACCACGCCGGGATGCTGCCGCGCTACCGCCGGCTCGTCGAGCAGCTGGCCCAGGAGGGCCTGCTGAAGATCATCTGCGGCACCGACACCCTCGGGGTCGGGATCAACGTGCCGATCCGCACCGTGCTCTTCACCGCGCTGACGAAGTTCGACGGCTCGCGGCACCGGGTGCTGCGGGTGCGCGAGTTCCTGCAGGTGGCCGGACGCGCCGGCCGGGCCGGCTACGACACCGAGGGGTACGTCGTCGTGCAGGCCCCGGAGCACGTCATCGACAACGAGCGGGCCCTGGCGAAGGCGGGCGAGGACCCGAAGAAGCGCCGCAAGGTGCAGCGGAAGAAGGCGCCCGACGGCTTCGTCGTGTGGACCGAGGACACCTTCACCAAGCTGACGACGAGCACCCCGGAGACGCTGCGCTCCCGGATGACCGTCACCAACGCGATGATCCTCGACGTCGTCGCCCGCCCCGGCGACCCGGTGGCCGGGCTCTCCCGGCTGACCCGGGACAACCACGAGGAGCCGGCGGCGCAGGCCCGCCTGGCCCGGCGAGCGATCCGTCTCGGGCGCAGCCTGCTCGACTCCGGGGTGCTGGTGCGCCGCGACCCGCCGGACCCGGCCACCGGCCGCGGGGTCGACCTCACCCTCGACCTGCCCAAGGACTTCGCTCTCAACCAGCCGCTGGCCGACTTCGCCCTGGCCGCGCTCGACCTGCTCGACCCGGAGAGCCCCGAGCACGCCCTCGACGTGGTCTCGGTGGTCGAGTCGGTGCTGGAGACCCCCTACCCGGTCGTGCTCGCCCAGCAGCACGCCGCGCGCGGCGAGGCCATCGCCGAGATGAAGGCCGAGGGCATCGAGTACGAGGAGCGGATGGAGCGCCTCGAGGAGGTCACCTGGCCCCGGCCGCTGGCCGAGCTGCTGGAGGCGGCCTACGAGACGTACCGGCAGAGCCACCCGTGGCTGGCCGAGGACGCGCTGGTGCCCAAGTCCGTGGTGCGGCACATGTGGGAGGACGGGATGTCCTTCGGCGACCTGGTCCGCCGCTACGGCCTGGCTCCGCGCGAGGGGCTCGTGCTGCGCTACCTCTCCGACGCCTACCGCACGCTGCAGCGCACCGTGCCCCAGGAGCACCGCTCCCCCGCGCTGGAGGAGATCACCGACTGGCTGGGCGAGACCGTCCGGCAGACCGACTCCTCGCTGGTCGACGAGTGGGAGGCGCTCGCCGAGGGCGAGGCCGGGCGCGAGGACGGCGGCGAGGTGGCCGCCGCGGTGAGCCACCACGACGGCGCGCCCACGCCCCGGCCGCTCACCGCGCGCACCGCCGCCTTCCGCGCGATGGTCCGCGGCGCGCTCTGGCAGCGGGTCGCTCTGGCCGCCCGCGACGACGTCGACGGGCTGGCCCGGCTCGAGGCCGCCGCAGCCGACCTCGCCCACGACGAGCGACGTCCGGTGCTCACCGCGGACGACTGGGACGCCCCGCTGGCGGGCTACTGGGACGAGCACGACGAGATCGGCACCGACGGGGACGCCCGCGGCCCGGCCTGCTTCCACGTCGAGGAGGCGCACGGCCCGCCGCCGGGGGCCGACGAGCGTCGTGACCTGGCGGACGTGCGGCTGTGGCGGGTGCGCCAGACCCTGCTCGACCCGGCCGGCGACCGGGACTGGGTCATCGAGGCGGAGGTCGACCTCGAGGCCTCCGACCGGGTCGGCGAGGCGGTCGTCTTGGCCACCGCGATGCGCCGCCTCTGA